TTTGCTTATGGGTTTCAAAATCGTTTATCCGCCAAGGCTTTGGTGATAAAGTAAGAATGCCTTCTTCCTCTAATTTACGTAAATTTGTTGCCACATAAGCGCGCGCTAAATTTAAATAGTTACCTAATATTTTTTGAGTAAAATAGTATGGGATAAGGCATGATCCATCTGATTCAATCCTACCAAAACGTTCGCCACAAGCAATTAATCCTGCTAATACTTTCTCGTTAGAAGGTAAATTGACATAAGCTTCTCGTTCTAAAATTGGTTGAATCATACTTTGCATTAATGCGTTCATTTGCCAAAAAACATCTGGGGAGCTTAAAAACTTGCCAAGCACATACTTACGCTCAAATTGATACACGCTAACTTCACTAATTGTCGTATAGTTAACAGGTGATTTAGCGTCACCTAGCATTGTAAGTGGCCCGATAGAATCTTTCTTTCCTAGGAAGCTAATAATGCTATCTTCTTTACATGTGTTTTTGCTCATGGAGACAACCCCTTCTTCAATTATATAGAAGTGGGTAGTTTCTTCTCCTTCTGTTAAAATCTTTTGGTTGCGTCTGAAGCGAATTCTTTTATATGGAAGAACTGCTTCATTAGAATCTTTTAACAAATCAAGTAAATCTGCGCTGTAAAAATTATTTTCCTCGTTTAATAATGACATAAACCGAGTCCCCTTTTCTCAGTATGAATCATTATTATTATATAGGAGAAAAGGTGAAATGTGTATTAATGGGGCTTATGAAGCTTTAAGTAGTTTTGCTTTGAGTAAACGGTCGCGAATCAGGATACCTAAAACGGCAGCAAAAACTGCTTTAATAATACCAGGAATTACAAATGGCACCATTCCTGTTAAAAAGGCAGTAGGCCAATCAAGACCTGTGCTAATTTTAAGCCATAGCACTCCAAATATAAGTGTAACTATTGCGCCTAAAATATTGGCAACAATGGCAAAAGGAACAGTGAATTTAGTTCTTTGCAGAAACCAACCCGTAAGAAGGGCGTTAAAAATAAAGCCAATAATAAAGCCGCCAGTTGGTCCAAAAATAATACCAATTCCTGCGGTCATACCTTGAAATACAGGAATACCAACAGAACCAAGAACAATATAAACTAAAACGGAAATCGTACCATGTCTAGCTCCAAGAATAGTTGCTGCTAGACCAACTGCAAAAGTCTGTCCAGTAAGTGGAATTGGACCAAGTGGAATGGCTACTTGAGCTAGTATTGCAATAATGACTGCAAAGAGTGCATCTACTACTAAAAATTTCAATTTCTGATCACGCATAAATAAATCTCTCCTTAATGTAAACTTATTACTAAAACAGGTTAACATTTATCGATTAGAAAAACAATACTATTTTTTTCGGTTAGTACCTTGCATTGAATACTAGTGTATGATAAACTATAGCAGTACTGAATAATATTTAGTAGTGACTTGTCATTACTAGTAGGAAATAATCCAGAATGGAGGAGTTAGCATGGAGGTTAACCCACAATTCAAAAAAGGTGTACTGGAACTTTGCTGTTTATTTTTAATTCAAAAGAAAGATTGCTATGGATATGAATTGGCCAATCAAGTCTCGAAATATATTGAGGTAGCAGAAGGTGCTATTTATCCCGTACTTAGAAGACTAGTCAAAGAAGAATATTGTTCTACTTACTTAGTGGAGTCAAATGAAGG
The nucleotide sequence above comes from Listeria ivanovii subsp. londoniensis. Encoded proteins:
- a CDS encoding Crp/Fnr family transcriptional regulator; translation: MSLLNEENNFYSADLLDLLKDSNEAVLPYKRIRFRRNQKILTEGEETTHFYIIEEGVVSMSKNTCKEDSIISFLGKKDSIGPLTMLGDAKSPVNYTTISEVSVYQFERKYVLGKFLSSPDVFWQMNALMQSMIQPILEREAYVNLPSNEKVLAGLIACGERFGRIESDGSCLIPYYFTQKILGNYLNLARAYVATNLRKLEEEGILTLSPKPWRINDFETHKQNLTNTYKSYL
- a CDS encoding biotin transporter BioY — its product is MRDQKLKFLVVDALFAVIIAILAQVAIPLGPIPLTGQTFAVGLAATILGARHGTISVLVYIVLGSVGIPVFQGMTAGIGIIFGPTGGFIIGFIFNALLTGWFLQRTKFTVPFAIVANILGAIVTLIFGVLWLKISTGLDWPTAFLTGMVPFVIPGIIKAVFAAVLGILIRDRLLKAKLLKAS
- a CDS encoding PadR family transcriptional regulator — encoded protein: MEVNPQFKKGVLELCCLFLIQKKDCYGYELANQVSKYIEVAEGAIYPVLRRLVKEEYCSTYLVESNEGPSRKYYQLTVKGEIYLNELISEWNNFTDSVAKLLTEGEAENE